One region of Ananas comosus cultivar F153 unplaced genomic scaffold, ASM154086v1, whole genome shotgun sequence genomic DNA includes:
- the LOC109704235 gene encoding uncharacterized protein LOC109704235 — MSPRRYTRRSAPALPDEVPEQVGSDEVRELRAQVAVLTGAMRQQGEQIGRLHELVARQAAAAAPVSQDPPAPAAPTPVAAAPVTPISRTASGSSAPILEVLEAEQERSLAVLTAFKRFNPPTFAGNVKNPWMMESWLFAMEALFEDIYTLEKDKVRLAAHCLEGPARSWWTRVKNGRSLDPTTMTWEAFREILLMEYFPESDKRKIKKDFCKLRQESRSVREYEREFLHMVDCVPGLVHGDRDRAEVFEHELRPEIFKTVHALWLKTYEEVLDRALWVERGNAIARKEREAFERDKDKEKSKKRPAGGSTEQSSSKRPPRYLRSQWQTIKESDDPLPVCDLRWES; from the coding sequence ATGTCACCGAGACGTTATACCCGTCGGTCCGCTCCGGCATTGCCTGATGAGGTGCCAGAGCAAGTTGGATCCGATGAAGTTCGTGAGTTGCGGGCCCAAGTAGCAGTTCTGACTGGGGCTATGCGACAGCAAGGGGAGCAGATAGGACGGCTTCATGAGTTGGTGGCTCgtcaggcggcggcggctgcacctgTATCTCAGGACCCGCCTGCACCTGCAGCACCTACGccggtggcggcggcaccggTGACGCCTATTTCTCGGACGGCTTCAGGCTCATCGGCTCCTATCCTGGaggtacttgaggccgagcaggagcggtcgtTGGCGGTGTTGACGGCCTTCAAGCGGTTTAACCCTCCGACCTTTGCGGGTAATGTGAAGAATCCCTGGATGATGGAGTCGTGGCTTTTCGCGATGGAGGCGttattcgaggatatctacacccttGAGAAGGACAAAGTTCGTTTGGCGGCTCACTGTTTGGAGGGGCCGGCTCGATCGTGGTGGACGAGAGTGAAGAATGGTCGGTCCTTGGATCCGACTACCATGACTTGGGAGGCGTTCCGGGAGATTCTACTGATGGAGTACTTTCCGGAAAGTGACAAGCGAAAGATCAAGAAGGACTTTTGCAAGTTGAGGCAAGAAAGCCGATCGGTGCGGGAGTATGAGAGAGAGTTCTTGCACATGGTGGATTGTGTCCCCGGCTTGGTTCATGGTGACCGGGACCGGGCAGAGGTCTTTGAGCACGAATTGCGGCCAGAGATATTCAAGACAGTTCATGCGCTCTGGCTGAAAACCTATGAAGAGGTGCTCGATCGTGCGCTATGGGTAGAGCGCGGCAACGCCATTGCACGCAAGGAACGCGAGGCGTTTGAAAGGGACAAGGATAAGGAGAAGTCTaagaagcgaccggctggtggaTCCACGGAGCAGTCGAGTTCCAAGCGACCCCCTCGGTATCTTAGATCGCAGTGGCAGACAATCAAGGAGTCAGACGACCCCCTTCCCGTGTGTGATTTGCG